In the Oceanithermus desulfurans genome, one interval contains:
- a CDS encoding 50S ribosomal protein L23, whose product MKTPYDVIIEPVLSEKAYGGYAEGKYTFWVHPDASKTAVKNAVQQAFKVKVVDVNVMSVRGKKKRMGRYEGKRPDRKKAIVTVAPGQKIEALEGLI is encoded by the coding sequence CGACGTGATCATCGAGCCGGTGCTCTCGGAGAAGGCTTACGGCGGCTACGCCGAGGGCAAGTACACCTTCTGGGTGCACCCGGACGCCTCCAAGACCGCGGTCAAGAACGCGGTGCAGCAGGCGTTCAAGGTCAAGGTCGTGGACGTCAACGTGATGAGCGTGCGCGGCAAGAAGAAGCGCATGGGCCGCTACGAGGGCAAGCGCCCCGACCGCAAGAAGGCGATCGTGACCGTGGCCCCGGGCCAGAAGATCGAAGCCCTGGAAGGGCTGATTTAG